TCGAAAATCTTTCTCATTTTTTCAAAAGACCTACTGCAGTTTTCTTACTCCCAAAACCACCTGAGGAACCCTCTATATCTACATCTTTTCGAGTTATACCAAAGAGTGAAAAGGAACTATCTAAAGAAATAAGATTAGCCATAAGAAAGGCGAGATACTATCAAGAAATTACTAATGAATTGATGAAAGAGTTAGGATTGCACCCCAAAGCCCAGGTTCCTGAAGCAAATATTAGTGATAACCCTTTTTCATTAGCGAAAAAACAAAGAGAAAAATGTGGCATCCCTATTGAAGAGCAATTCAGATTCAAAAGTGCTTATACAGCATTTAGTAAGTGGCGAGAGATTGTAGAGGCACAAAATATTTTAGTTTTCCAGTTTAATTTTTCCCTTGAGTCAGCCCGAGGATTTTCACTTATGGATAATGACCCGCCAACAATAGTGATTAATTCTGCGGACAATATCCTCGCTAGAATCTTTACACTCTTCCATGAGTACGCACATATATTGTTAAACATGCCGGAAATTTATACTGAAGATATTAATCAGTACATAGAAGTAGAGAACTGGTGCAACAGGTTTGCCTCTGAATTTTTAGTGCCAGAGGAAGAATTAAGAAAGGAACCTGCATATAAAAAATTTATAGACAGGGTTGCATCCTTGGAAGAAACTCTTGGAATTTTATCCAACAGATTCATTGTAAGTAAACATGCGATACTTACAAAGTTCAAGGCATTAAATCTAATTACACAAGAGGATTATAATAAAAAATCGGCAAAACTTAGAGAGCGATTTAGAGAGGAAAGGAAAAAATCGTTCTACAATCTACCATCTCATAAAAGATGCATTCAAGAAAAGGGTAAGAGATTTGTATTTTTTGTAATGGATTCACAAGAAAAGGGAATGATAACTTCTACTGATGCAATGGAATATTTGTCCTTAAAGTTAGACGGTTTGAAAGAGTTATCGAAAATTCAATTAAGAAAATAGGCTTACTTGTGAATATTTATTGTAATATTTATTGTATTGATACAAGTAGTATGATTGAATTAAAAGGAAAGTATCCAGAAGTAATATTTCCAAGCCTGTGGAAAAGAATAGAGGAACTTATCAGGAGAAAAGGCTTATAACTCCCATAGAAGTTAAAAAAGAAATTGAAAAAGGGGATGATAAACTAAAAAACTGGGTAAGAAGCAAAAAAAGAAATAAAATGTTTATAAAACCAGATAGTTTCCAAGTTGAAAAAGTTAAAGAGATTTTAAGTAGATTTGGTTTTTTAAGTAAATCAGAGAAACCTGATGAACTCAGCGCTGACCCCTGGTTAATTGCTCTTGCAGCAAAAAATAACGAAGAAGAGGATAAAAAAAATCCACTATTTCAGAGAGAAGGTAACTACATATACAAAAAAAATTACATAGTTGTAACAGAGGAATCTAAAAGAAAGCCCGAAAAGATACCAGCAGTTTGTAATGAGATTGGGATTGAATGCATCAATTTAATAGAAATGCTCGAAAGAGAGAAATGGGAATTTTAATAGAGCAATCTATCAAAAAGAAAAATCTATCAAAGAGATATTTCACGAATCTTACCTTCGAATCCTCTAAACATTACTTCTACGCATCCCTATCTGTTGTCTCTTTCCTTCCAATGGCAGACCCAACCATTTCCACCCGATACCACCCCATTGGAACGGGAAATAGACCGCCTCGTCTACAAATTATACGATTTAACCCCCAACGAAATTAAAATAATAGAATCAACCTAAACATTTACAACATTGCCTTCAAAAATATGTAGAGACGAATAAATATTCGTCTCTACGAAAACAAATAACCCCGTAGGTGCAATTCCTAAACGAACAATTCCTGTTGGGGTAATTCATGAATAGGCAATTCCCAAAGAACAATTCCTGTTGGGACGATCCCTATAGGGTAATTTCGGTTGGTGTAATGCATGTAGGTGCAATTCATGTAAGGGCAATTCATGAATTGCCCCTACAAATACCCGAACAAACGCCCGCAACAATTGTTCCGACCATCCCCGTAACGAACATCCGAACAAACGCCCGCAACAACCCCCCCGTAATAAATGTCCCAATAAACGCCCGAACAAATACCCGAACAAACGTCCGCAACACCCACCGTAATAAATGTCCCAATAAACGTCCGAACAAACATCCGAACAAATCGCCGCAACAATTGTTCCGACTATCCCCGTAACGAACATCCGAACAAACGCCCGCAACAATTGCCCGAACATCCCCAAAACGAACATCCGAACAATCGCCCGCAACACCCACCGTAATAAATGTCCCAATAAACGCCCGAACAAACATCCGAACAAATCGCCGCAACAATTGTTCCGACCATCCCCGTAACGAACATTCGAACATTTCCCGCAACAATTGTTCCGACCATCCCCGTAACGAACATCCGAACATTCCCCGCAACAATTGTTCCGACCATCCCCGTAACGAACATCCGAACAATTGCCCGCAACACCCACCGTAATAAATGTCCCAATAAACGCCCGAACAAACATCCGAACAAATCGCCGCAACAATTGCCCGAACATTTGCCGTAACAATTGCACCAACCATCCCCGCCCGATTTATCCTTTTGGAATAATCCTGTACGGGCATGGTGTGCCGTGCCCGAATGGTATTTTGTTATTTGATTTTCAATGTAATCATTTCATAGGGTGCGAGGGAGCGGTCTGTAAATGGTTCTGATTGATGTTTAGGGGATAATGTGGATGTAATTACAATAGGTTTGGTGGATGTTGGTTTTTTTATTTGCGCCGAAACGGGTTCGGATGTTGGGTTGAATAATCGGGCAATGTATGCCTTTTCATCGGGATTATATTTTAAATGATACAGTACCCAATCGGGGCTTATCTGTATAGGGTTGGTCGGTGGTTTGGGTATATTGTTCGTAGGAATTATAATCAGTTCAGAGTTTAATTGTTTTGCAAGGGTATCGGGATGGGCGTTGGTGTTTTTTGTATAGGGTTTTATGTAATAACGGAAAGTATGCCATCCGTCCTGAGACGCTTTATAATTTGTTTCCCAGTAATTGTTCATTACATACGAAAACACTTGCGGTTCGAGTATTAACCCTTTTTTCCAGCCTATTTCTATAGGGTCAACGGTGATTTTGCCTATCTCTATCATAGGGGCATTTGGTGTGAATAGGGTAACCCCTTTTTCCTCGTTCTGAATATCCACCCAGTCCTGAACGGTTAAATAATTTTTACAGGAACCGGGCAATTGTTGTTCGGGTAGGTGAATTACAGCGAAAGGCGTTTGATAGCGAATATTCGGGTTATCAATATTGAATGTAAAGGCGTAATGAACTGCTTCCGGTGTGCGAATGTCTTGTTTATCAATTGAGTTTACAATCTCGACAATGTCTGAATTAGCATATAGCACATATTCGCAACGAATTTCCTTAGCCCCCGGAGCAGAATTACTATGCACCACGATACTTCCCATAACAGGACCTTTTTCTTTTATCTCTATCTGGATATTTTGGGCTCGTTTTATGTTTGCAGGGTTTCTGCCTTCTGTGTAGAGATATTCATTGGTTTTGTATTGTGGGTTTTCTTTTACAAATTCTTTCCCGTCGGCTTGCGTTTTTAAGGATTTAATAGTTCCTGTTTGCGGGTCAATGAGCAGTTCGATAAGCCCATTCTGGAGGGTATTATCACTTACAACTACGGGGTTTTCTGGTGTTGGCAGCTCATCTTGTTCTATGGTAAAAGTTGCATATCCCCATCCGGGAACTTCATTCGCTATGAATACAAGATCGTTTGATTGGAGTACTTGCGAAGGGATAGGTTTCCCATCTTTCAATATGCGATTGCCTTTCCGTCCCCATGACGCAGGGATGATGACTGTTTTTGTGCATGGGAACGGCGTCGGATTGATAACTATAATTTGTGAAACTGTTTGATAGTCTGGTTGAAAGTTGTTTATAAATAGATTGAACAAGTCCGCCTTAATCTTTTCTGCATTTTCCGCAAAGGATTTTTTTATCGCCCATTGTTCTTTAACAAAGGGGTTGTCTGGTTCTGAAATGCTGTTATGGGCTCCCCATGTATGCTCATCGTAAAGGATAGCGTTTTCCCATGCGGATTGAAATTTTTCAGCGGGATATTTATCCGAAAACCATAATGCCCATAGTGTTTCCAAATTCATGAGTTTCCGTACCGTATTGCGATTTAGTGCTGTTTCTCGTGCTGAAGATGCAGCGCCATCTTCCCAGTAAGGGGTAATTTCACCGGCAAAGGAAGGCAAATCGTTCCCATACTTTTCTTCAAAGGTTTTTAGTGCTTTCCTTGCAGTTGTAATCACCAGTTTTGGGGTTTTATGTTGTTCATTCCACTGTTTCACAAAATCGGGCAATTTATCATCGGGTGGTCCATTATCGCTGGCAATGCTATATCGTGCTAAAGTTATATCGTAGGGGAAATTCCGTCCTTCCAATTCTGCAAGGTAATTGCGTATTTGTTCTGGCATAGCATTTGTCCCACCGAAGAACCAACTGTATCCCGCAAAACCAATCCATGTAAGGACTTTGTGTTTGCCGCAGGGAGATGTCCAATAAAAAGGTTTATCGCCCCAAACTTCGAGGATATTCCCTATCCGCCAGGATAAGTTCGGACCGATAAAAAAGTATTTTGCACCTGCTTGAGCCAGTGTGGGAATTAATCCCCATGTGTATCCTGGAACATCAGTTATAAGGGCAGAGTCAATGGTTGTGCCTAATTCTTTTGATAAATAATGGGCTTCATCGAGAAGATGTGTAAGTTCTTCACCGTTACAAAGACCTGTGAGTTGATTTGCAAAAAGAGCCGGTAGTTCGAAGTATCCCTCATTAACCGCTTTTTTAAACCGCTCCTTTGTCTGCTCATCAGCGGATTGCCAAAGACTTTTTACCGCCCATAAAACCTCTGCCGACCAATGGAACTGGGCTTCCGCAGGATAGTCCTTTGTCTTTTCAATGAGGTCTAATGCTTTGGCGAGATTTCCCTGTTGAATTTTTAACACATCTGTTTGTATATGGGTATAACCAATATCATTGTGAGAATGAGGGACAAGATATAAAGTTATTTGTTTGGCAGGAGGGATAATAAAATCCCGAGTTGCAACTGTTTTGTCTTCTTGCTTGATTTCAATAGACGAAAAAGTGTCCTTATCTACCTCTTTTACATCGTAATAGATAGTATTCCAGCCAGGTTGAAGGTTTATATCTATCGGGTCATTGTTTGTAATCGTAATTTTTCCTTGAAAAGGCTGACCATAACAACGAACAGGTATCCGTACTTCCCGAAGTTCTTTATCCTCGATAGATTTAACAAGAGGAATAGGCACGGGTTTACCGATACGCAATATAGTTTTTTGCGGTTCTGCTAATTCAAACTTATCTGGAGTGAATAATTGCACCGAGTCGTAGATAAACCAACTGCCACTTGAAACTGTAAACTGAATGACATTTTCTCCCAACCTTAATAATGAAGATGGGAAAGGAATTTCAATTTTCTTTGCGGAAGATACAGAACCGTCAAAGATACTTAAAAATTCGTCGGTTCCATTTCCGGGTGGAAGTCGAACTGGGAAATTTGTTCCATTTACATATACCGTCAAATTAGGCGGATAATTTTTATTAAACTCCAATAAATACAAATTTAATTGGACATCGCCCTGTGTCTCTACAGACTTTAAAAAAAATAGGACTGTAAAAATATGGGGTATAGTTTGAGCCCATTCATCCTTAGGTCCGGGATGAATATAACACCAATCTTCCGCAGGATTGGAATGCCCGACCATAAAATAAGAATCATCCCCATAACGGGAGTAATTTGTAGGTGCCAGAGCAAACTCTAAACACTTATTGTCTGGTGAACCTATCTCCCAGAGCAGTTTCGGTGACGGAGTATTTACAGGAGTATTATCTTGCCCCATAGCAACAATAGATAAACACAGGAAAGAAACAGCGAAGATAAATAGTAGAAAAATTCGTTGAGCCATATAAAAGTTACTCCTATCTGTTTTACATTTTTTTATTTATAGAAATCTTCTTTTATTCGTAAAGATTATGTTGATTATATTGAATATATGAGCAGGCAACCATCATTGAAAACAAATTAAACACCTTTTATATTTTCGCCCCAGATAATGCGATGTAATTGAATCTGTAATCGCACCGACAAACCATCTTGCAAAATCCAGTGAGCAAATTCCTGTAAAGATATACGCCCGGCAACAGGGGAGAATAAGACAGCACGACATTTCCTGTCCAATTGAAATTCTTTAATCTTTTGGACTGCATAATCATAATCATTTCTATCTGCAATGACAAACTTCACCTCATCAAGAAAAGGATTCAAATAAATGATATTATCCCATAACATTTGATTTTCCATGCCACTTGAAGGACATTTAATATCCATAACTTTAATCACCCCTGGTGGAACATTTTTAACAGAACATGCCCCGTTCGTTTCTAACAGAACCGTATATCCCTTCTCCATAAGTATTTTCATCAATAAAAAAACAGGTTCCTGGAGCAAGGGTTCTCCCCCTGTAATCTCCACCATCTTACATTTATATTGAGAGATGATATTCAAAATTTCCTCAATAGTAAAAAAAGTTCCCTTTTCAAAGGCATACCTCGTATCACACCACGAACAATCCAGATTACACCTTGACAACCGTATAAAAATCATTGGACACCCCGCCCAAGTAGACTCCCCCTGTATACTATAAAAAATCTCACACACTTCAAGATTGTAAACTTCATTAAAAGCCATATACATCTCAGTTTTTTATATTTTGTAAATTATGTAATTAAAAATGAATAAAATTGAGAATAACAAGGGAATCCTATTTAAAGCAAAACAAAAGTAATTTTTAAAAAATCAAGTCTTTGTTGTAGAATGAACGAATAGAATTTTCTCTATCTGTGATTAT
This DNA window, taken from Candidatus Hydrogenedens sp., encodes the following:
- a CDS encoding XRE family transcriptional regulator is translated as MTKSFEISINPDVIKWARESAGFSVEEIAKKLKISTENYKKIEKGEKKPTFRQIENLSHFFKRPTAVFLLPKPPEEPSISTSFRVIPKSEKELSKEIRLAIRKARYYQEITNELMKELGLHPKAQVPEANISDNPFSLAKKQREKCGIPIEEQFRFKSAYTAFSKWREIVEAQNILVFQFNFSLESARGFSLMDNDPPTIVINSADNILARIFTLFHEYAHILLNMPEIYTEDINQYIEVENWCNRFASEFLVPEEELRKEPAYKKFIDRVASLEETLGILSNRFIVSKHAILTKFKALNLITQEDYNKKSAKLRERFREERKKSFYNLPSHKRCIQEKGKRFVFFVMDSQEKGMITSTDAMEYLSLKLDGLKELSKIQLRK
- a CDS encoding DUF4411 family protein, with product MEKNRGTYQEKRLITPIEVKKEIEKGDDKLKNWVRSKKRNKMFIKPDSFQVEKVKEILSRFGFLSKSEKPDELSADPWLIALAAKNNEEEDKKNPLFQREGNYIYKKNYIVVTEESKRKPEKIPAVCNEIGIECINLIEMLEREKWEF
- a CDS encoding polysaccharide lyase family protein, whose product is MAQRIFLLFIFAVSFLCLSIVAMGQDNTPVNTPSPKLLWEIGSPDNKCLEFALAPTNYSRYGDDSYFMVGHSNPAEDWCYIHPGPKDEWAQTIPHIFTVLFFLKSVETQGDVQLNLYLLEFNKNYPPNLTVYVNGTNFPVRLPPGNGTDEFLSIFDGSVSSAKKIEIPFPSSLLRLGENVIQFTVSSGSWFIYDSVQLFTPDKFELAEPQKTILRIGKPVPIPLVKSIEDKELREVRIPVRCYGQPFQGKITITNNDPIDINLQPGWNTIYYDVKEVDKDTFSSIEIKQEDKTVATRDFIIPPAKQITLYLVPHSHNDIGYTHIQTDVLKIQQGNLAKALDLIEKTKDYPAEAQFHWSAEVLWAVKSLWQSADEQTKERFKKAVNEGYFELPALFANQLTGLCNGEELTHLLDEAHYLSKELGTTIDSALITDVPGYTWGLIPTLAQAGAKYFFIGPNLSWRIGNILEVWGDKPFYWTSPCGKHKVLTWIGFAGYSWFFGGTNAMPEQIRNYLAELEGRNFPYDITLARYSIASDNGPPDDKLPDFVKQWNEQHKTPKLVITTARKALKTFEEKYGNDLPSFAGEITPYWEDGAASSARETALNRNTVRKLMNLETLWALWFSDKYPAEKFQSAWENAILYDEHTWGAHNSISEPDNPFVKEQWAIKKSFAENAEKIKADLFNLFINNFQPDYQTVSQIIVINPTPFPCTKTVIIPASWGRKGNRILKDGKPIPSQVLQSNDLVFIANEVPGWGYATFTIEQDELPTPENPVVVSDNTLQNGLIELLIDPQTGTIKSLKTQADGKEFVKENPQYKTNEYLYTEGRNPANIKRAQNIQIEIKEKGPVMGSIVVHSNSAPGAKEIRCEYVLYANSDIVEIVNSIDKQDIRTPEAVHYAFTFNIDNPNIRYQTPFAVIHLPEQQLPGSCKNYLTVQDWVDIQNEEKGVTLFTPNAPMIEIGKITVDPIEIGWKKGLILEPQVFSYVMNNYWETNYKASQDGWHTFRYYIKPYTKNTNAHPDTLAKQLNSELIIIPTNNIPKPPTNPIQISPDWVLYHLKYNPDEKAYIARLFNPTSEPVSAQIKKPTSTKPIVITSTLSPKHQSEPFTDRSLAPYEMITLKIK
- a CDS encoding radical SAM protein, which gives rise to MIFIRLSRCNLDCSWCDTRYAFEKGTFFTIEEILNIISQYKCKMVEITGGEPLLQEPVFLLMKILMEKGYTVLLETNGACSVKNVPPGVIKVMDIKCPSSGMENQMLWDNIIYLNPFLDEVKFVIADRNDYDYAVQKIKEFQLDRKCRAVLFSPVAGRISLQEFAHWILQDGLSVRLQIQLHRIIWGENIKGV